The Microbacterium sp. Root61 genomic interval TGCTGATCGGCGCGTGGATCTGGGGGATGGCCGCATACGGCCCGTTCACCGCCGAATGGACGATTCCGCATCTGGCATATCGCGTGCTGCCGCCCGCGTGCGCGGTGTGGGGAGTGCTCACCCTGGCTCTCTGCGTCGTGGTGCAGGTCGTGCGCCGGCGCGGGGCGGCCGGTCAGAGCCATTCGGCGTCGTCGCGCCCCCACCGTCCGGGCGCTGAGTAGCGCAACGGCTTCCCTCCCAGGCTGAGCGCGGGGGCAGCCGTGGTGAGCCGGACGCCGTCGACATCGAAGTGCTGCAGGTGAGCGGCGGATTCGATGGGCGCGACGGATGCCGGCTCGTCGGTACGTGGCATCCCGAGCAGCTCGGCGGCGATGCGGCGGAGCGAGGTCTCGGCGAGCCACGTGCCGCCGGTCGTCGCCTGCCGTCGCAGCAGTTCCATGACGGCGGCGGCCAGCAGATACCCCGCAGTGTGGTCGAGCGCCTGCGCGGGCAGTGCGCCCGGAGTCTCGCCGTCGATCGACTCGATCCAGGCGATGCCGCTCGCCGCCTGCACCAGGCTGTCGAATCCGCGACGATCAGCGGATGCCGCGTCGAACCCCCACGCGGAGAGTCGTGCCACGACGAGGCCCGGATGCCGATCGGCAAGCTGCGCGGGGGAGAGCCCCCGCGCATCCAGTGCCCGTGGCCGGTAGCCGAGCACGACGACGTCCGCATCGTCGAGTAACCGGTGCAGGTGCTCTGGCTCACCACCGATGTCGAGCAGCGCCGAGGTCTTGCCGTGCCCGGTGTCGAAGTGCTGCCACTCGGGCTCGGCCATTCCGGGCGGGTCGATGCGCAGCACCTCGGCGCCCAGCAGCGCGAGGGTGCGGGTGGCGACCGGGCCCGCGATCACCCGCGTGAGATCCAGGACACGGACGCCGTGCAAGAGGAGGCCCTCGGATGCGCGGGGGCGCACCCGAGCCGCGGCAGGTCCGATCTGGCCGAGGCGCACAAGGGGCGTCTCGCGCAGGGAGGCGTCGACGGCCGGCCGCTCGCGCTCGACCGTGACGCACAGCCCTCCGGCAGCGGAGACCTCATGCGCGGATGCCGTGGACGGGCGGGCAGCGAGCACTTGGGCGAGTTCCCCTCGATCGGCGTCGGCGGGCAGTCCCAGTGCACCGCGCAGCGCGGCTGCGTGGTGGGGATAGTTCGCGTGGGTGCGCACCCATCCGTCGGATGTGCGGAAGAAGCCGGACATCGGCGACCACACATCGGGGGCAGCATCATCGATGCGCAGATACCGGTCACTCGAGTAGGCGACGGCGATGCGCGTCGGATCCAGCCCGACGAGCGTGGTCGGTTCCTCGGCCGCGGCCAGGGAGGCCGCGGCGACACCGGCCCAGGCGAGCTCCGCTGTGGCGGTGCGGGACGCGAGGGGGACTGGGCCGGCACTCCCTGGGACGTGCACAGGAGAGTGACCGAGGTCGCTCTGGATTCGCGCGAGTGTCGAATCGAAACGGGGGTCATCTGCCATGCGCCAGACGATACG includes:
- a CDS encoding CoA transferase — encoded protein: MADDPRFDSTLARIQSDLGHSPVHVPGSAGPVPLASRTATAELAWAGVAAASLAAAEEPTTLVGLDPTRIAVAYSSDRYLRIDDAAPDVWSPMSGFFRTSDGWVRTHANYPHHAAALRGALGLPADADRGELAQVLAARPSTASAHEVSAAGGLCVTVERERPAVDASLRETPLVRLGQIGPAAARVRPRASEGLLLHGVRVLDLTRVIAGPVATRTLALLGAEVLRIDPPGMAEPEWQHFDTGHGKTSALLDIGGEPEHLHRLLDDADVVVLGYRPRALDARGLSPAQLADRHPGLVVARLSAWGFDAASADRRGFDSLVQAASGIAWIESIDGETPGALPAQALDHTAGYLLAAAVMELLRRQATTGGTWLAETSLRRIAAELLGMPRTDEPASVAPIESAAHLQHFDVDGVRLTTAAPALSLGGKPLRYSAPGRWGRDDAEWL